The following coding sequences are from one Haliotis asinina isolate JCU_RB_2024 chromosome 3, JCU_Hal_asi_v2, whole genome shotgun sequence window:
- the LOC137278586 gene encoding protein rolling stone-like yields MERRSACACHCHRQLFGFHIEEQSKTDFVLSQWTDRPLLYALYRSLVSLYTIGVVVYTAINNEYGVKIFIWLTYWSYYILATGFLIRALTVWLHVYGQKDKDRLRVPDRLLQLQWILQTLTCATAPVVCVLFWTVVYQGEGVDFTGINTHAVNLSLVVVDLFISRYPIRVHHFYVGMCFFTTYSVFTAIYWSTGGTNHLGRPYVYSALNYSQDPGYALIFVFSVTLAGAPLIHCVMYGLYRSRMAVWNRCCGAEEDGVQETLVALTTQSSATDV; encoded by the exons ATGGAGAGAAGATCAGCATGTGCTTGTCATTGTCACAGACAATTATTTGGATTTCATATAGAAGAGCAGAGTAAAACAGATTTCGTCTTGTCTCAG TGGACTGACCGGCCACTACTATACGCCCTGTACCGAAGCCTTGTGAGTCTCTACACTATCGGCGTGGTGGTGTACACGGCCATCAACAATGAATACGGGGTAAAGATATTCATCTGGCTGACATATTGGTCATACTACATCCTGGCAACCGGCTTCCTCATCCGGGCTCTCACGGTGTGGCTTCATGTCTATGGACAGAAAGATAAAG ATCGTCTCCGTGTGCCGGACCGACTGCTTCAACTACAATGGATATTACAGACGCTGACGTGTGCGACAGCCCCTGTGGTGTGTGTGCTCTTCTGGACGGTGGTTTACCAAG GTGAGGGCGTGGACTTTACCGGCATCAACACCCACGCCGTCAACCTCAGCCTTGTCGTCGTCGACTTGTTTATATCTCGTTATCCAATCAGAGTTCACCATTTCTACGTAGGCATGTGCTTCTTCACGACGTACTCGGTGTTCACCGCCATCTACTGGTCGACAGGGGGAACTAACCACCTGGGTCGCCCCTATGTGTATTCTGCACTCAACTACTCGCAGGACCCAGGCTATGCTCTCATCTTCGTGTTCTCTGTGACTCTAGCAGGGGCACCTCTCATCCACTGCGTTATGTACGGGCTGTACAGGTCCCGAATGGCTGTGTGGAACAGATGTTGCGGAGCTGAAGAAGACGGAGTACAGGAGACACTGGTTGCCCTGACAACCCAGTCATCTGCCACCGATGTTTGA
- the LOC137278587 gene encoding uncharacterized protein, with product MAVHTKSRRECRLLLILSSVYLFSLIRSEECFLPGYDMANLTDASSWTFSSTKTNCLSNDTAVESCVNEMTFCKALTGSQHCKDASVCQVSVGKEYKLAGVMLKPFIKLPDPSLGFRTNFPLGDEYTHNETSCKLNTTINFLCNFLKPWPKGESGSKQKVPYEPKIEFLPDKCLYNITFEFAGACLVNSPSTVTNELSAGSVLVIIFFVFVLSYFVFGSMWNIACRGARGKEVIPNLEFWTDLPVYIADGFLFTFRCGQVEPSSYESI from the exons ATGGCGGTGCACACGAAAAGTAGACGAGAATGCAGACTTCTGCTTATTCTATCGTCTGTTtacttattttctttaattcGCTCAGAAGAGTGTTTCTTACCAGGATATGACATGGCCAATCTGACTGATGCCAG TTCATGGACATTCAGCAGCACCAAGACAAACTGCCTGTCAAATGATACTGCTGTGGAAAGCTGTGTGAATGAGATGACTTTCTGCAAGGCCCTGACAGGCTCACAACATTGCAAGGATGCTAGTGTTTGTCAAGTCAGTGTTGGCAAAGAATACAAACTGGCTGGTGTCATGTTGAAGCCATTCATAAAATTACCTGATC CTTCTCTTGGGTTCAGGACGAACTTCCCTCTTGGAGATGAGTATACCCACAATGAGACTTCCTGTAAGCTGAATACCACCATCAACTTCCTGTGCAACTTTCTGAAGCCCTGGCCGAAAGGTGAAAGTGGAAGCAAGCAGAAAGTTCCATACGAACCAAAAATTGAGTTCCTTCCTGATAAATGCCTG TACAACATTACATTTGAATTTGCTGGAGCGTGTCTTGTGAATAGTCCGTCGACAGTCACAAACGAGCTGAGTGCTGGATCGGTGTTGGTTATAAT attctttGTCTTTGTGTTGTCCTACTTTGTGTTTGGTTCCATGTGGAACATAGCCTGTCGTGGTGCTCGAGGGAAGGAGGTGATACCAAACCTGGAGTTCTGGACTGATCTTCCAGTGTATATTGCT